Genomic DNA from bacterium:
CTTATGAAGAAACTGCCTTGCTGATTAAATGTGGTGCAATGGGCTGCTTCAAACAAACACGACCGACGTTGCTTCGCCTGTTGGATATTTACATTCATCGCAGAAAAATAATTGAAGAAAGCTACAACGATCTTTTCCTGCAGGAAACTTTTGCTTTGGAGGAAGAAGTCAAAACTGATTTGAACTACACACTTGCCGGTATCTGCAAAGAAGAATACGAAGCTTTCGGCTATATGGTTACTCGTCATCCGCTTTATTTCTTTAAAGAATGGATTGAACAGAAGGGAATTATATCTGCAAAAGATATGCTGAGGAACGAAGGGCGAAGAGTAAAGATGATCGGCTGGTATATGACTTCAAAAAGAATAAAAACGAAGAGCGGTGAGATTATGAAATTTCTTTCACTCGAAGATCTAACGGGAACTTTTGAAGCAATCATCTTTCCGAAAGTTTATTACCGCGTTGCTGAACTTACTTTGTCAATGGGACCATACATGGTTACCGGCAGAGTTGACATGAACGATCACACAAATCTTGTTGTTGATGATCTGAAAGTGCTTTCTTCAACTGCTCTGCAATCAAGTCTGATGAAAGATAGTGTCGAGCATAATTATTATGGCGATGAGGAAAAAATAACTGAAGAAGATTTCGCTCTCGCAAAAGCCTTAGACCACAAGAAACTTAAAGTAGCTTACGCTGGTTAAGAAACAATATTATTATATTAACTTCCAACAAAATTTTTTTGAGGGAAATGGCCTGGATAAATCTTTTTATTGCCGGATTATTTGAAATCGGCTGGGCTGTCGGTCTGAAATACACTGAGGGCTTTACGAAACTCTGGCCGAGCGTTATCACCATCATTGGTATGATATTGAGCTTTTATTTTCTGTCCAATGCTGTGAAAACAATTCCAATCGGAACAGCTTACGCAATCTGGACAGGAATTGGTGCAGTGGGAACTGCTATTCTTGGGATGATTCTTTTTAATGAATCAAAAGAGTTTGTTAGAATATTTTTCATATTTCTGATTGTTGTGGGAATAGTAGGACTAAAGATATTTTCAAAAGTACAAACACAATAAAGTAAGGACAATTTTTTCTATGCAACTAATTCTAAAAATGATTCTTGGTCTGCAAATCATACTGATCATAAGCTGCAGTTCATCAACTCAGCTTACAGATGTTTATATTGACGAAACATTTTCTGGAAAGGAGTTTAAAAAGATTTTAGTCTTTGGGCTCGCGAAAGATGAATGGAAAAGGAAAGTTTATGAAAACGAATTCCGTTCTCAGCTTCTCAAATATAATGTTGAAGTTTTGATGGCGTGGCAGGAACTACCCAAAGGTGAACAAATGAACAGAGATACTTTTGAAAAATATTTCAGGGATAAGAATGTTGATGCTTTGCTGGTCGCAATCGAAGGCGGAGAAAGTTCTGATAAAACTCTTTACACCGGCGGTTCAGGTCATGTCTATGTCGGCTTTTACGGCTTCTATGC
This window encodes:
- the sugE gene encoding quaternary ammonium compound efflux SMR transporter SugE, whose protein sequence is MAWINLFIAGLFEIGWAVGLKYTEGFTKLWPSVITIIGMILSFYFLSNAVKTIPIGTAYAIWTGIGAVGTAILGMILFNESKEFVRIFFIFLIVVGIVGLKIFSKVQTQ